AAAATGGCAGATCGGAAAACAACCCATGCcataagaagccaaaagtgcACGGCAGAACGTACAGACCAATCTCCAGATTACGGCAAATGCATAAGTAACAGGCGAAAAAGGTGAAGCACGTGCAAGACCCAGGCACCACTAGCCTATACCAAGCCAATATAGGAagtggtgggtcatgggtcagaggtaagagagaGCATGGTCTGGCAGtggggagaggaaaaaaaaatattctaggGTTCTTGCtcaggctcttttgggggaaatgtcctgTTGGGATGACATGCCACCTAAAAGAAGTAAGGATGAGTTaaaaccactaggtgcatgccatgagggatagagagagagagagagcacacaCACTGTAATGGGTAGAAAAGCCAcgacaagcaaacaaacaaaatagcatttttttgtCTGGTAGAGGGGAGCGGCAGCCAAcacaggtaagtggtggtggctaAACAACTGACGATCAGTAAGTGATCGGCAAGGACACCCACACCAGACAAAGGCAGTTAAGGGATAAAAAAGTAAATACCAGTTACGGTAGGCTCTATATAAAGGACCTTTTGTTGTGCACTGAAAGGAGGATTCGAAAAATCACAGTAATATGAATTTCTAGGAAAAACCATAACCAAAAGTAAgcattgaaaaggaaaagaagtaaaaaaaaaagaaaataaaagtaagaagtaacgagagaaaaagaaaaacaaagagtttAGAATGGCAAACATGATCTCCTCTCTCCCTTAATAGACTTACTCTCTATAAAAGGCAAAAGATCTGTATTTGGGCATAGACCATTTAGGCCTGTTCTCTCAAAGCaattaatttattctctaagATTACTCGTGTTGAGGGAATGATTTTCCCTTCTTGGTTTCAATCCCGTGAATTACTTGGCATGACAAACTAACACTTTGATTTTGGTAACTCTGTTTATCATTCACTTAGTTTATTCTGTGTATGGAGAGCCTTTTGTTgctcacttttatttattgtggCTAAAAGTAGTAATTGTATTTTCTTGTGTTATCCGTATTATATTTGTCTGTCATAACTTCTTTATCGTGGCTTTACTTTCCATGCGCATGTAACCAAAGCCTGGCAGACGTGGtgtagtttgtgcacaagccggaccaaggTGGGTTCCAGTTGGATCGGTTTCAACtcccttatccagaaaactCGGGCCTAGTACAGTAGGAAGCAGTCTAGTATTACAAACAAGGCCCACCACCTTACAGAggtttgactgaaatttaaatTGCCTAAATGTGGTTTAAAATCTCATGATGTAAGTGTTCCATTGAATTCTTtttgatattgtatttttatgttttttatgtttttggagaagagagacataaaagtggagcacaattacatatttagccttgTTTTTAACAGAGATTGGTTACATAAATCTAACTGATCTAACctcaagtgggtaaagtgttaaattttaaaccataggtatgtaacttaaatttcagtcaaatcACAGgtgagtaagttgtaatttcccccttttgattttaatattcatgtttgtttcagttttttgtttgaccttttataatttaaaatattcattttcatGAAGGGTTAAAATAAAGTGtcaaaattcattcaaaaaataataataaataaagtgtcaaaatttaataaaataataaagtgtcaaaataaaatttttttttaaagtacaataTTTGAAGAGAATTACTATAGTACTATACATCGTTGGCTATGGAAAAATTTACCATGTGTTTGGTGTATGTATCCCCCCTCTCACGTGGAATGAACCCTAcacttatatttaaatttttattaaaatcttaccaaattatatatttttaaatatgtacgATGTACCCCCTCTTACATGGAGCAGATCCCATGCAcactaatatttaaatttcttattaaaatcTTACCAAATTATATCTTCTTTAAATATGTACGATGTACCCCTCTCTTACATGGAGTGGATTCCACACTTATATTTAAATGTCTTATTAAAATCTTACCAAATTATATCTTCTTTAAATATTAGAATATAATTGTATAAttagaatatattattatagatTATACCATCAAAAGTTAAAcgttatttttaaatatatatttttaaattttctattaaaatctTACctgattatatattttctttaaatattagaatatatagttttatgtatcacaatcataataaatgtctattaataattacagtaataattatattttatatttagtcaaataataaaagtgaaaaaattatattttgtaaaaaaaatcatgcattaATTGCACAGATTCTTGACTAGTTGTTAAACTTTGATTTATCAGTAAAACATTAAAACTTTGATATGCTGGATTTATTAGATATTGATTGAATGTTTGTTCCttagtattataaatatatactctTCCTTCTCATATAATTGTgaatctcactaattaaatttacgATGAGATTCATCATTTATGTGAGAATAAATAATACACGTTTATAATACTCttaaattattcaataatttttggTGTACAGGGCATCCACTTACTGAAGTTACTGGCTACTTCTCCATGTTAATTAAAACTAGCTTTCACAGATTCTCGAACCCTGCGTCGTCCGTTACGTTTGATTGCTAATTTTTCTCACAAATCAACGTCATGGCTGTCAAAATAttggaaaacaaacaaaagtgaAGATTCGTTCGCCTCATGGCGGTCCCAAAACAGAAGGGCACACTAGTAAAATCACCAGACCAGCAACGTTGTGCGTTTTGTATAAAAACGAATCCATTAATGtaagagaaacaaagaaaaccataTAGTTTCAATAATAAAAGACTCCCATGGCAACCGGAGTTTCGATTACTACTTCAAGCTTAATAGCGCACCGTTTCAAACATAAGACTTACTACCAGGTTCCAAATCCCTTTTCTAAATCATTCCCTTACTTTCTTAAAGCAACCCCACCAACCATTTTCCGTAGAAAGAGTTTTAGCTTGAGACCATGCTTGGTCAAGGAAGAGATCAACACAGAGATTAGTCAAGTTCAGAAAGAAAACGCTGTCCAATACGTTGATAATGATGTAAGGAACGAGGTAACAACAACCTCACGTGTTGTGTCAGAGAGATTAGCGAGGAAAACATCAGAAAGATATACGTACCTAGTTGCTGCAATCATGTCCAGCTTTGGAATCACTTCCATGGCTGCTATGTCTGTTTATTATAGATTTTCTTTGCAAATGGAGGTaacctatttttttaatatgttttttgcttttctctTCGTTAAAATATATGGGGCATAACTTAATCAATTTTGATGATTAGGGTGGAGAAATTCCACTAGTGGAAATGTTCAGTACATTTGCTCTCTCTGTGGGTGCTGCAGTAAGtctcttatcttcttcttcttcttcatttttttctcacgCCCAAAACATTTTTGACAGTAATAAATGAACAAGATCTATGTTACTATTATTAATCATAGTTTTCTGGGTGTCCTTGATTTTCAGGTGGGAATGGAGTATTGGGCAAGGTGGGCTCACAGAGCGCTGTGGCATGCTTCATTGTGGCCTATGCACGAGGTCAATCGCTTAAAAAAGTCTAGCTAACTAGTTCACTAttttcaaagagaaattgaatcCAATATTGCATGATTCTTGATTTGTTTAGAGTGCACGCAAATAATAAGATTAATTTACAAGTAACACATAAAAATACGTACATTTGAATCAATTTAATTAGACTGAAAGTTTAATTTCAAGCCagtactttttatatttttttaaatagtagtTGAGCTGCAAAGTATTTAGTAAAATTGATGTTGACCATGGCTGATTGGTTTAATTTGGATTTATTATTACAGTCCCATCACCGACCAAGGGAGGGTCCTTTTGAGCTCAACGATGTTTTCGCCATGATCAACTCGGTTCCAGCAATTGCTCTTATTTTTTACGGCTTCTCTAACCAGGGTTTGGTTCCAGGACTCTGTTTGGGCCTTGTGAGTATATCTCCATTCCAACGACGTCGTTTTCTATTTTGGCTTTCTAACATCCTTGTCGTGGCCAAATCTTATTGGCCTACCTTACTTTGCTTTATTAATTACGAAAAGTTGGCTTTTTGAAAAGGCTGTCCAATCCAATTTTTCACCAATTCTCTTTGTTTGACACGTTCCCCTGATGGTTActtacacttttttattttttaatgttttggaattttgggaCTTGAAAAACAGGGTTTAGGACCCACAATGTATGGGATGGCCTACATGTTTGTGCATGATGGACTTGTCCACCGTCGATTTCCAGTTGGGCCAATCGCTAATGTCCCTTATTTACAAAGAGTTGCTTCAGCCCACCAAGTAATAAactcttccccccccccccccccccccccccccccccctcccaaatGATATAAAAACATTGcgtttcaattcttttatttctttcacttgcttattgtttctctttttttggttggaaaaATAGCTTCATCACTCGGACAAATTTGATGGCGTGCCATATGGGTTATTCTTGGGCCCAAAGGTGACCTCTCTTTCTAATTCTTTTGTGTTTATGTGATTGACTTGTTAATCAAATAAGGATGGGTTAATACATAATAGAGGCGTGACTCAATTCTCTTTAATGCTATGGCAGGAACTAGAAAAAGTTGGGGGAACAGAAGCGTTGGAAAAGGAAATTCAACGAAGGACTAACCAATCCAAAGTTTGATAGTGAAGTGTACAAGTGTGATTAAACCCCTCTTGTAGTGTTCTTATAATAGTCAATTATAAAAATGGATTAGTTCTTTTGTCATTTGGTgaataaaactataaaaggCATTCCTAATGATTCATTTGTACAATAGTTTGTGTGAGTGGAAAGAAAATGACCTCGCTCCTCCTTTCATTGATTAAATGAATCCTTTGCCAAATGACTTTGCTGTGTAGGACAATCCAATTAAAgcaatttcaattttgtttccaTGTACTATATAGTGATTCAAATCATGAATGGCAGTTGAACAAACTAGATTCATTTCACAAGTAATTACATCATGGTCAACTCACATGTGAAAAAAAGTAATCTAAGCGTGCGTTTGCCTAAGGATTATTAGGcattttgctttttttggttgggttccacaatactattcacgaCCC
The sequence above is drawn from the Quercus lobata isolate SW786 chromosome 12, ValleyOak3.0 Primary Assembly, whole genome shotgun sequence genome and encodes:
- the LOC115971862 gene encoding beta-carotene 3-hydroxylase 2, chloroplastic-like isoform X1, producing the protein MATGVSITTSSLIAHRFKHKTYYQVPNPFSKSFPYFLKATPPTIFRRKSFSLRPCLVKEEINTEISQVQKENAVQYVDNDVRNEVTTTSRVVSERLARKTSERYTYLVAAIMSSFGITSMAAMSVYYRFSLQMEGGEIPLVEMFSTFALSVGAAVGMEYWARWAHRALWHASLWPMHESHHRPREGPFELNDVFAMINSVPAIALIFYGFSNQGLVPGLCLGLGLGPTMYGMAYMFVHDGLVHRRFPVGPIANVPYLQRVASAHQLHHSDKFDGVPYGLFLGPKELEKVGGTEALEKEIQRRTNQSKV
- the LOC115971862 gene encoding beta-carotene 3-hydroxylase, chloroplastic-like isoform X2 is translated as MATGVSITTSSLIAHRFKHKTYYQVPNPFSKSFPYFLKATPPTIFRRKSFSLRPCLVKEEINTEISQVQKENAVQYVDNDVRNEVTTTSRVVSERLARKTSERYTYLVAAIMSSFGITSMAAMSVYYRFSLQMEGGEIPLVEMFSTFALSVGAAVGMEYWARWAHRALWHASLWPMHESHHRPREGPFELNDVFAMINSVPAIALIFYGFSNQGLVPGLCLGLLHHSDKFDGVPYGLFLGPKELEKVGGTEALEKEIQRRTNQSKV